TGGCAAACCAATTTTTGCGCGCATAGATTACAAACGCAGTTGCGAATAGAACTACGCTAATTCCGGCGCAGATTTCGGCATAAAGTTGCAAATTAGGATCGGCAGCCAAAATGACTGCATCATTACTTAGTCTACTTAGAAGTTCTTGCATAAAGCTAAAAAAAATACTCGATGTATTCACGATTAACACGAATTTCTAGCCCTGGCTATAGTTATCACGAAATGTTAATCACCTGATTTTATGATCCCCATTTCTTAGCCCTAGAATAATAAATTGATCCCCAGTAAGTTAATGGTTTAGTAAGTAAGACCTGTACTATCTTTCCAGGTTTTAATTTATTCAAAAAACTTGCAAATTCAACGTGGTTGATTAATTTGGATTGTCATGAGAAGTTCAATCGCTAGTTGAACTAGTCCAAACAAATATTAAGCAAACATGGATCAAACATTAAGTTAGCTAGTAGTAAATAACTAGGAATTAATTCTTAGAACTTTATCTTCACAGACATTTTTATCAATCTAAATAACTGCAAATTATATTTAACAACCATTTAAAGATTGACTTAAACCTAGCCTGAACTAACCAAGCCTAGACTTTCTTTTATGACTGGTATGGCTGATTTCAGCCTGAATCAATTTTCTCCAGAATTTTGGTGCGATCGCCACGATCGATTTACTTTTTACCAAACTTAGCAATTTCAACTAATTCAAGAGTTAATAAAACGCTAATCTATTAAAACAACTTTAATTAAATAAGCTGAGTGATTGCTCGCCAATAAAAACTTTTAATAGTTATTAATTGAAATCCCAACTAAAATCACAAACTTGATGCTAATAAATGGGCGCAGGCAAATCCCGAAAATGCTACCGCATTCAAACCCTGACCAGGAAAAGTGCTGTCGCCAACACAGTATAAATCTGGCACTGAGGTGCGATTAAAAGGCATAGACAGCAATCCCAGTAATTTACGTCGGGGAACTGGCCCATAGGTGCCATCAATCCGCCCCAGAAAACGCCGATGGGTACGTGGGGTGCCAACCTCCTGGTAATCAAGATTAGCTTCCAGGTTGGGGAAAATTTGCGTTAAGCGTTCAACCACTCGCCCTGCCGCGATCTCTTTCTGTTCGGCATAGGCAGCGGGATCTAGCCCAGACCATTCCGACATATAACTGGGGGTAAAAGCATGGACAATGTGATGATCCGGTGGCGCAAGGTCGGGATCAAGCAGGGTGGGGATCGATACAAAAATTGTGCCCTGTTCTTTTTCCATTTCCGCCCAATCTGCCAGCAAAACATGGTGACAGGCGGCATCGGCTGGGATCGCCGCTGACTTTACACCCAAGTGCAAACTAAGGAAGCTGGGCGATTGTTGATAGTCATTTTGCCAGCGTTTTTCCCGACTTGGCAGCAATTCTTTAGGTAACAATTGCTCGAAGGTGTTCCAGCGGGTGGCATTGGAAACCACCTTGCGGGCGTGCAAAACTTCACCAGTGGCCAGCTTCACGCCGATCGATCGATCGCCAGTAATGGATTTGGGCAGGATTTGGGTTACCCTTGCGCCATAGCGAATCTCGCCGCCTGCTTTGATCAGGCCATCGGCCAATTTTTCAGCAATCTTGCCCACACCGCCCTTGGGATAGTTGATCCCGCCGTAATGCCGATCGCTAAATACCATACCAGCATTGATCATTGGTGTTTTATCGGCCGGTACTACTGACCAGATATAGCATTCCACATCAATAAACTTGAGCAAGAGCGGATCGCTAATATAACGTCGGGCGATCGCCCCTACATTCTGGGGCAGAAACTTAACTAATCCTAAACAGGCAAACGGGTTTTGAAAAAACACCCGCATCAAATAACGCCATTCTTCTAACGACAACAGCTCGATCGAGTTGAGGCAATTAAATACCTGCCAGCAGGTGTCATAAAACTTGCGGATGCCCTCACGTTCATGGGGGAAGCGATCGCCCAGGGTTTGAATAAACTTTTCATAGTCACGATCAACTTCGATGTCTAGATCGCCTGGCAAGTGATAATGCACCTGG
The sequence above is a segment of the Pseudanabaena sp. PCC 7367 genome. Coding sequences within it:
- the crtH gene encoding carotenoid isomerase — its product is MIGQNQQLDADVIVIGSGIGGLVTATQLAAKGIQVLVLERYIIPGGSAGFFERDGYRFDVGASMIFGFGDRGTTNLLTRALAAVNMKMETIPDPVQVHYHLPGDLDIEVDRDYEKFIQTLGDRFPHEREGIRKFYDTCWQVFNCLNSIELLSLEEWRYLMRVFFQNPFACLGLVKFLPQNVGAIARRYISDPLLLKFIDVECYIWSVVPADKTPMINAGMVFSDRHYGGINYPKGGVGKIAEKLADGLIKAGGEIRYGARVTQILPKSITGDRSIGVKLATGEVLHARKVVSNATRWNTFEQLLPKELLPSREKRWQNDYQQSPSFLSLHLGVKSAAIPADAACHHVLLADWAEMEKEQGTIFVSIPTLLDPDLAPPDHHIVHAFTPSYMSEWSGLDPAAYAEQKEIAAGRVVERLTQIFPNLEANLDYQEVGTPRTHRRFLGRIDGTYGPVPRRKLLGLLSMPFNRTSVPDLYCVGDSTFPGQGLNAVAFSGFACAHLLASSL